The window GAATAAGCATCAGTGCGTCTGGACTTTGTAGGTACGCATCAGGGATCGTACCAAGATACTTTGTATGCTTGCCAAATCTATCAATAATCTTATCCTCGGGATGCTGGGCGACCTTCTCGGCCAGAGCTTTTGACATATAATATTCACCAGATGCTGGTGTTGGTAATTGAGCAAACTGGACCGACCCTTCTACGCCATAGAGTGACAGTACATTAATTTTTTTATCGCGCCATTTCGTCAAATTACCTAGCTGTACGTTTGACGCCTTTAGCGGCTTGACGGTGGTGTCTCGTTGTCGCTGCTGCGGTGCAGCATTCTTTGCTTGAAGTATAGCCGTATTAATAATCGCACGGTCGGTCCGTTTCAGTAGACCGTTTACACCGGCTACAAAATAACAAACCAACACTATACCAAGTGCGATAGCTGCCGATGTCAGCACGAGGCGGGCCATCGATTGGCGACCAGATTTACGAAGAAGCATCCAACTAATGCTCATTATATAACCCTCCTGCTATGAGCATCAGAGCTCACTGATTGTACATGTCCAGCGCTTGCAATTTGACCATCACGAACAATGATCTCACGGTCTGCATACGCAGCAATCGTCGGTTCATGGGTCACCATGATAACCGTTGTTCCATGCTCTTTAGCGGTTGCAATAAATAACTCCGTAATCTTCTCCGAGTTAAGGCTATCCAACGATCCGGTTGGCTCGTCGGCAAACAGTACGGTTGGATTGGTCACCATAGCACGAGCAATCGCTACACGTTGCATCTGACCACCCGATAATTCACCAAGCATGCTGCCAGCCTTGTCGCTGAGCCCGACCGCTTTGAGCCAGTGCTCAGCTTGCTTGTAAGCCTCCTGTCGCTTAGCACCATTGAGCAGCAGAGGCAGGGCTACATTATCGAGACTGGTCAATTCTGGTACGAGCTGTCCAAACTGAAAAACGAAACCAAAGCGAGTCCGCCGCAAGATACTACGTTTATCATCATTCATTACATCAATACGGTGACCATCAAAATGAATCTCGCCACTATCAACACCGATAATCGCTGCTAGACTGTGCAATAATGTTGATTTGCCCGAGCCACTTGGCCCCATAATTGCTAGCACCTCGCCGGCCATAACATCAAGCGATACACCACGCAGCGCTTGCGCCTGTCCAAATGATTTCTTGATATTCCTCGCACTAATAATTGGCTTGCCCATGTAATAATTCCTCCTTTAACTTTGTTAAGCGTGAGATAGTTAGTTCAATCCATCGTAAATCTGCCTCCAAATGAAACAACGCATGATCAATCAGTAGCATATTTGACAAGTCGCTATCACGCCGCTGAGTGGTTAACTCACGCATGCGTTGGATATGTGCGGTGCGCTGATTATCAAGGTATGGTGCGGCGTCTCCCTCCTTGAGAATGGCGAGTACCGACTTAATATACATCGTTGCCTGTAGTTGGGGTGATGGCGCTTCGGGAGTCTCCAACCATTCTTGTAGCTCATAATGTCCTTTTTTAGTGATAGCATAACGAACTCTATCTGGACCACCTGAGGTGCCAGTATCGACAATTTCTTTAACCTTGCCATCACGTTTTAACCGCGCCAATATTGAATATACCTACCCGGCTAGAATTGGCTTATCTTTACCAAAGTAGTCATCGTACTTCTTCTTTAACTCATATCCATAGTTTGATCCTTACGCTAAAAACCCAAGAAGTGTGTACTGTGCATTCATACTCTTACTATACACCACGTGACTAGCTATCGCAAGAGTTATTATAAACTTAGTGTATAGTTGTCTTATAGCGCTGAACAGCCGGATTATATGCCTGCCATGCCGGCATCAAAACCCCTAACCGCCTGCCGTCAGCCAATACTTCATCATACCCAGCTAGCCATTCGTTAAATCCGTGCTTCATATGACCCGTTACCATATCGACTACATCGGGCTGTTGAAGTGCATGCCGCATTATTGCAGTAGCTACCCCTAGCGGCATCATTGATAGTACATTGAAAGGGAAAACTCGCCACACCGCAACACCTTGGTGACGACATAGAGACATACCGTCACGAAGTGCCATAATTAGCTGACGAATCGCCCCTGGATCATGCGTTAATGCCGAAAAACTGCCACTACTAGCTATGGCGCCAGCAGTTGCTGATTGCTGGAGATAATGAACTTTCATCCAATCAAGCAGACGAGCATCATAGCTGCTCGCTACCCCAGCTTCTTTTAAATGCTGCATGAATAACTTTGCTCCCGCCCTTGCACCACCAACCCGCGTCGGTGTTGGAAATATAATAACCTTCACGCCATTATTATCTCGCCCACCGCCAATACTGGAAGGGAAGGCAATAAAATAATCATCAGGCGATATATATTGATCAACCTCACTGGCCAGATTCCAATTATTTTGCATAAATCCAATCCACCTAGCCTTAGGCTGATACTTTGCTAGTATCGGCAGTACCGATTGAAGTTGACAGCGATTAACCGTTACTAATATAACGTCGTAATAACCTACTGGCGATGTGACACACTGTGGGTAAAATACCGTCGACTGATACGTATTGTCACGCTGACGCAAATCCTTTATAGCAAGTGGCACGCCTTGCGACACCTCTTCATACCGCTCAGGCAATACGAGCACATCCACATCATGGTGTACCGCTAATAAATGTGCATACGTCAGACCGATTGTTCCCGCACCATAAATTAAGTACCGCATCTTAGTCCTCAGTGGGCAGTATCGCCTCCGCCCATAGCTGTAATTCCTGCAAGATAAACTGCTGTTCGTCAGTCGCCGTCGGCGCTAGACGCTGCAGAGACGCCATAAATTGTGGTAGTTGCGCCTGCAAGTGCTGCGCCCGCCATGTTTCCCATTGCACTAAATCATCTTCGCTGAGCGAGCGCGGAAAGTTGCGCGCTTTGTAGTGTAGTAGCAGCGGCGCCAAACGCTCATCTTGGAACTCTGGATGAAAATCAGCCAGCTCGCGCTCATCGGCATTGCGCACCGCTTCGACACGGATACGATCGCGGTCATGCAAAAAGCCATCGTACAGTTGTGCTTCTGGATCGGGCAATTTTTTGAAGGCTGGCTTGTTTTCAAAAATACTGCGCAATTTTTCGGCAAAATCTGGGTGATTCAGCAAAATATTTTGATGCTGTTGGACAATTTCTGTGCTAAGCGAAATTTTCTGCCAGCCATCGCCCTGCTCCAGCACACCCAGCGGTGCCACCGCCGGACAGCGATTGTACTGCAACTCTTTGACTGGCAATTTGACAAAATCCTCAGCCTGCCGCTCCTCCCACGACGCAAAGATTTTCTTTGTTAATTCCTCCGCACTCAGCCCAACAAACGGTATCGGATCATACCGCAAGTCATAGACGACCACACCGCCGTTTCGACTGGTCGTCAGTGGAAAGGCCACCGTGGTTTTGGCGAACTCTTTGTCGTAACGCCCGCTGGCGTAAACAAACGGTTTTTTGTCATCCACGTTGACCAGCTGTTGGACTGCTTTTTTGTCACGCATTTTTAGCAAGTAATCATACAGCTGTGGCTGCTTTTGCTTAATCAATTTCGTCACGGCAATCAGCGCTGTCACGTCCGCCAAGGCATCATGAGCATTTTCATGAGCAATACCATTGGCACTAGTGATTAATTCCAAACGATTGCTGGGCTCACCCTTAGCATCAAGCGGCCAATTTATTCCTTCCGGCCTCAGTGCCCGCGTCAATCGCACCACATCCAGCAAATCCCAACGCGAGCGACCATCCTTCCAGCTCCATTCGTACGGATCATGGAAATTGCGCCACAACAAATGACGAATAAATTCGTCGTCAAACCGAATATTATTAAAGCCAACCGCGATGGTGTCCGGCGTAAAAATCTCCTCGCTCAACATCCGGGCAAACTGCGCCTCGGTGTAACCTTCTTCAACCGTTTTTTGCGGCGTGATACCCGTCACCATTAGTGCATCAGGACTCGGCAACGTATCATCATTCAGCGTCACCAATAGATTATACGGCTCACCAATCGGCTCGAGATTCATGTCCGTCCGCTGCCCAGCAAACTGCATGATGCGGTCTTGCCGCGGATTCAGTCCGCTGGTTTCTAGGTCGTAGAAGAAGAATGTCTGTGCCATACCTATAGTATAGCAAAGCTACGAGATGACACCCAAACCTACTACTCAACCAACGTAAACGGCTTCGATTCGCCAATCTGCACCACGGTCTCGCCGACTGCACCCTGACGGATTAGCTCGTGAGTGATACCCATTTTTCGCATGATGTCGCGCAGGCGATTGACCGATTCAAATTGATCAAAGTTAGTACGGCGAGCAAACTTTTCAATTTTAGCACCGTGGATAATAAAACTAATCATCTCTTCATCGTCTACATTTTCAGGCTCCGCACCGACCACCCGCTCTACCGTCCAGGCATCAGATGCTGCTTGTGCGTCCAGCGCGATTACCGGCAAATCGTCTCCCTCTTCTTCAGTCCGCTCAGCTTCCCGTACTCGATAATTCGTGACCTCACGACGCAGTAGGCGTAGCAGCTCAGTCACGCCGGCATGCGTCTGAGAGGAGATCACCACCACTGACGAACCATTGGCTACATTGTGTAACGCTGTCGACTGCATGGCAATGATTTCTTCATCCAATCCTTCACATTTCGTCAAAGCGATAATCTCTGGGCGCGTCGCCAATTCCTCGGAATATTTTTCCAGCTCACGGCGAATAGTCTGGTATTTTTCCGCTGGGTCGTCACTATACGCATCAATCATGTGGAGCAACACGGCTGTCCGCTCAACGTGGCGCAGGAACTGATCGCCCAAACCCTTACCTTCCGAAGCGCCTTCAATCAACCCCGGGATGTCAGCAATCAACACTGAACCATCATCAACATCCGCTACGCCCAAATTTGGCGTCAAGGTCGTAAATTCATAATTGGCAATTTCCGGCCGAGCATTAGAAACCACGCTCAAGAATGTCGATTTACCAGCATTAGGGAAACCAACCAAGCCAACGTCGGCCAATAATTTCAATTCCAGCTCAGCCTCAAATTCTTCACCCGCCTCGCCAAGCTCAGCCATCTTTGGTGCTTGGCGCGTACTGGACGTAAAGTGCGCGTTACCAAAGCCGCCATCACCGCCCCGGGCAACAACTGCTTGTTGCTGGTCTGCCGTCAAATCTGCAACTACCTTGCCGTCGCGCTTGACCAATGTACCCATTGGTACTTTGATAACCAGCGGCGAGCCACTTTTGCCACGCTTATTACGCTTACTGCCGTCACCGCCATTCTCTGCTTTTAGTTCTGGCCTGTGGCGAAAATTCAGCAGTGTATTAAGGTCTTTGGTCGCCAAAAACACCACATCACCACCACGTCCACCATCACCGCCATCAGGACCGCCTTTGTCAACATACTTCTCATGCCGAAAACTGACTGCGCCGTTACCACCCTTGCCAGCTCGCACTAATACTTTCGCTGTATCTACAAACATAATTTTAGTATATCAAAAAGCACCCCCGAGAGATAGCGGAGGCGCTTTATTGCCTTAGAGCATCCTAGTGAATAAAGTTATATCGACCAACCTCAGACATCGGGATCGTTCGATGCGTCACGACGTTATACCCAGCGTAATTCATATCGCTAACGTAGATCGTGCCACCTTCAACCCGCTCGACCATACCGACGTGACCAAGACCACCACCGCCCCATGTTGTCTGGAAGATTGCCCCTGGTGCCGGCGTATGATTAACGACAAAACCGGCTGCCCGAGCACTTGCTGCCCACGACGTCGCGTTGCCCCAGAAGCTACCAATTGGTCGACCAAGTGCTGCCCGCCGCTCGTACACGTACCATGTACAGTTGCCAAGAGCGTATCGGTTGCCAACTGATGCTCGAGCGTAACCATAGCTGATACCACTGACTGCGCCGCCCGTTGTCCGCCCTGCATAGCCCCGACGGCCAGAGCGGGACGCCACGTAACCTGGCTGCTCATTTTCTGGCAATACGCCACCCGGCAGAACAATTCGTGTATCTTTGGCTAGTGCCGCCCCATTTGCCAAGTCGTTATACAATGCCACTCGTTCAGGATTTGCTTTATACTTTTCTGCCAATTTTTCGACGGTGTCGCCGTCCTTAACAGTGTAGACCACGCCGTCAACCATCGGGATAATCAATGTTTTGCCAGCTTCAACCGCATCAGATGTCGTATTGTTTGCCCAGCGCACCGTCTGGGCCGTCACATTAAACTTC is drawn from Candidatus Saccharibacteria bacterium oral taxon 488 and contains these coding sequences:
- a CDS encoding ABC transporter ATP-binding protein codes for the protein MGKPIISARNIKKSFGQAQALRGVSLDVMAGEVLAIMGPSGSGKSTLLHSLAAIIGVDSGEIHFDGHRIDVMNDDKRSILRRTRFGFVFQFGQLVPELTSLDNVALPLLLNGAKRQEAYKQAEHWLKAVGLSDKAGSMLGELSGGQMQRVAIARAMVTNPTVLFADEPTGSLDSLNSEKITELFIATAKEHGTTVIMVTHEPTIAAYADREIIVRDGQIASAGHVQSVSSDAHSRRVI
- a CDS encoding ketopantoate reductase family protein, coding for MRYLIYGAGTIGLTYAHLLAVHHDVDVLVLPERYEEVSQGVPLAIKDLRQRDNTYQSTVFYPQCVTSPVGYYDVILVTVNRCQLQSVLPILAKYQPKARWIGFMQNNWNLASEVDQYISPDDYFIAFPSSIGGGRDNNGVKVIIFPTPTRVGGARAGAKLFMQHLKEAGVASSYDARLLDWMKVHYLQQSATAGAIASSGSFSALTHDPGAIRQLIMALRDGMSLCRHQGVAVWRVFPFNVLSMMPLGVATAIMRHALQQPDVVDMVTGHMKHGFNEWLAGYDEVLADGRRLGVLMPAWQAYNPAVQRYKTTIH
- the sbcB gene encoding exodeoxyribonuclease I, producing the protein MAQTFFFYDLETSGLNPRQDRIMQFAGQRTDMNLEPIGEPYNLLVTLNDDTLPSPDALMVTGITPQKTVEEGYTEAQFARMLSEEIFTPDTIAVGFNNIRFDDEFIRHLLWRNFHDPYEWSWKDGRSRWDLLDVVRLTRALRPEGINWPLDAKGEPSNRLELITSANGIAHENAHDALADVTALIAVTKLIKQKQPQLYDYLLKMRDKKAVQQLVNVDDKKPFVYASGRYDKEFAKTTVAFPLTTSRNGGVVVYDLRYDPIPFVGLSAEELTKKIFASWEERQAEDFVKLPVKELQYNRCPAVAPLGVLEQGDGWQKISLSTEIVQQHQNILLNHPDFAEKLRSIFENKPAFKKLPDPEAQLYDGFLHDRDRIRVEAVRNADERELADFHPEFQDERLAPLLLHYKARNFPRSLSEDDLVQWETWRAQHLQAQLPQFMASLQRLAPTATDEQQFILQELQLWAEAILPTED
- a CDS encoding LysM peptidoglycan-binding domain-containing protein, encoding MTHETNKVSVDQLAAANAVTDLAETVNLPTAGDLREATATLSIKKELAQGDTEVISKPQIIQPEKSAQRGIKTYVTKQGDTIDSIAKKFNVTAQTVRWANNTTSDAVEAGKTLIIPMVDGVVYTVKDGDTVEKLAEKYKANPERVALYNDLANGAALAKDTRIVLPGGVLPENEQPGYVASRSGRRGYAGRTTGGAVSGISYGYARASVGNRYALGNCTWYVYERRAALGRPIGSFWGNATSWAASARAAGFVVNHTPAPGAIFQTTWGGGGLGHVGMVERVEGGTIYVSDMNYAGYNVVTHRTIPMSEVGRYNFIH
- the obgE gene encoding GTPase ObgE — encoded protein: MFVDTAKVLVRAGKGGNGAVSFRHEKYVDKGGPDGGDGGRGGDVVFLATKDLNTLLNFRHRPELKAENGGDGSKRNKRGKSGSPLVIKVPMGTLVKRDGKVVADLTADQQQAVVARGGDGGFGNAHFTSSTRQAPKMAELGEAGEEFEAELELKLLADVGLVGFPNAGKSTFLSVVSNARPEIANYEFTTLTPNLGVADVDDGSVLIADIPGLIEGASEGKGLGDQFLRHVERTAVLLHMIDAYSDDPAEKYQTIRRELEKYSEELATRPEIIALTKCEGLDEEIIAMQSTALHNVANGSSVVVISSQTHAGVTELLRLLRREVTNYRVREAERTEEEGDDLPVIALDAQAASDAWTVERVVGAEPENVDDEEMISFIIHGAKIEKFARRTNFDQFESVNRLRDIMRKMGITHELIRQGAVGETVVQIGESKPFTLVE